In Symmachiella dynata, the following are encoded in one genomic region:
- the rfbD gene encoding dTDP-4-dehydrorhamnose reductase, with product MRIALTGARGQLASDLLPLLGNDVVPLGHAELDITRPDDVAAKLREIQPDFVINCAAYNLVDKAEEEPEVAYAVNATGPKNLAQSCADLGIGLAHISSDYVFGQDAQRAVPYTEDDPPGPQGAYAQSKRAGEEFVSSICPRHFVIRTCGLYGIASTRGKGNFVETMLRLGSERDQLSVVNDQRCTPSWTVDVARAIAALIETDQYGLYHATNSGSMTWFEFAAEIFRQSGTQVELSPITTAEFGAPAARPPYSVLSCQKLTDATGLEMPPWQEALANFLSRR from the coding sequence ATGCGAATTGCACTGACTGGGGCGCGGGGACAACTCGCCAGCGACTTACTCCCTTTACTTGGAAACGACGTGGTCCCTTTGGGACATGCGGAGTTAGATATCACCCGCCCCGACGACGTCGCGGCCAAGTTGCGAGAAATCCAACCCGATTTCGTAATCAATTGCGCCGCTTACAACCTGGTGGACAAAGCCGAAGAGGAACCGGAAGTTGCGTATGCCGTGAACGCAACCGGACCGAAAAACCTCGCGCAGTCGTGCGCTGATTTGGGAATTGGATTGGCCCATATCAGCAGCGACTATGTCTTCGGGCAAGACGCGCAGCGTGCGGTGCCCTATACCGAAGACGATCCCCCCGGCCCGCAAGGCGCCTATGCCCAGAGCAAACGCGCCGGCGAGGAATTCGTCAGCAGCATTTGTCCGCGGCATTTCGTCATACGCACCTGCGGGCTGTATGGAATCGCCTCAACGCGGGGCAAGGGAAATTTTGTGGAGACCATGTTACGTCTCGGCAGCGAACGCGATCAGTTAAGCGTCGTGAACGACCAACGCTGCACCCCCAGTTGGACGGTCGACGTCGCCCGCGCTATTGCGGCCTTGATCGAAACCGATCAATACGGTTTGTATCACGCCACCAATTCAGGCAGCATGACCTGGTTCGAGTTTGCCGCAGAGATTTTCCGTCAATCGGGAACACAGGTCGAGCTGAGCCCCATAACAACCGCCGAATTCGGCGCCCCCGCTGCCCGCCCCCCCTACAGTGTGTTGTCCTGCCAAAAACTCACCGATGCAACCGGCCTGGAAATGCCCCCTTGGCAAGAGGCGTTGGCGAATTTTTTGTCGCGGCGTTAG
- a CDS encoding IS4 family transposase, protein MARKKAKRVSDADLTGLKYLKRISSLLKRLRPVGCERDKAGNRDLFFDQYCGLILLYMFNPIVTSLRGMQQTSQLKKVQRLLGCQRASLGSLSEAARVFDPELLREIAGELLQRAPQRADCDPRLKDFAQTLTAVDGSLLKKLPQITQACFATRNDRGFKLHAHFEILKGVPVKSAVTDASGQGPANEKNVLRSQLEPDRCYVIDRGYEQFSLFNAIVDVGSSYVCRIRNDRAFTADEVRELDEEARAAGVLEDAIGQLGSPKSRRIEHPQHRVRRVVIRAETHPKRGGRKRAAATHDVVLVTNLLDVPAEIIALIYRSRWMIELYFRFLKHVLGCRKLLSDCDNGIEIQTYCAIIACLLISLVTGRKPTLRTYEMLCYYFQGLADEEELLAHINRLPPHATTSV, encoded by the coding sequence GTGGCCAGGAAGAAAGCGAAGCGGGTTTCCGATGCGGATTTGACCGGACTGAAATATCTGAAACGAATCTCTTCGCTGCTCAAACGCTTGCGGCCCGTCGGCTGCGAACGGGACAAAGCGGGCAATCGCGACTTGTTTTTTGATCAGTATTGCGGGTTGATACTGCTGTACATGTTCAACCCGATCGTCACTTCGCTGCGCGGCATGCAACAAACCAGCCAACTCAAAAAAGTGCAGCGCTTGCTGGGCTGCCAACGGGCTTCGCTGGGTTCGTTGTCCGAAGCGGCACGTGTGTTTGACCCGGAATTGCTGCGGGAAATCGCCGGTGAACTGCTCCAGCGCGCTCCGCAACGCGCCGACTGCGACCCGCGGCTGAAAGACTTCGCGCAGACCTTGACCGCCGTCGACGGCAGCCTGCTGAAGAAGCTGCCGCAAATCACGCAGGCCTGTTTTGCCACCCGCAACGATCGCGGTTTTAAGCTGCACGCGCACTTTGAAATCCTCAAAGGCGTGCCTGTCAAATCGGCAGTCACCGACGCCAGCGGCCAAGGACCGGCCAATGAAAAAAACGTGTTGCGCAGCCAATTGGAACCGGATCGCTGCTACGTGATCGATCGCGGTTACGAACAATTTTCGCTGTTCAACGCGATCGTCGATGTCGGCAGCAGCTACGTTTGCCGCATCCGCAACGACCGCGCGTTTACGGCTGACGAGGTTCGCGAACTGGACGAGGAGGCGCGGGCGGCGGGCGTGTTGGAAGACGCCATCGGCCAACTCGGTTCGCCCAAATCGCGACGGATTGAGCATCCGCAGCATCGCGTGCGGCGGGTGGTGATTCGCGCCGAAACGCATCCCAAGCGAGGCGGACGCAAGCGGGCCGCTGCCACGCACGACGTCGTGCTGGTGACGAACTTGCTGGACGTGCCGGCGGAAATCATCGCGTTGATTTATCGCAGTCGCTGGATGATCGAATTGTACTTTCGGTTTTTGAAACATGTGCTGGGCTGCCGCAAGTTATTAAGCGACTGTGACAACGGAATCGAAATTCAAACGTACTGTGCGATCATCGCTTGCCTGCTGATCAGCCTAGTGACCGGCCGCAAGCCGACGCTGCGGACGTATGAAATGCTTTGTTATTACTTCCAAGGTTTGGCGGATGAAGAAGAACTACTGGCCCACATAAACCGTTTGCCGCCGCACGCCACGACAAGCGTCTAA
- a CDS encoding class I SAM-dependent methyltransferase, whose translation MNPATQSRLKIASSDPPERYSRRLLRYVVTEHELLPGSRVLEIGCGTGQLTRHLDRLSLEVTAYEQDALSLKSAIQTLPDVEFHHWKDDAQRLGEDGKFDLVIVHGSELLTGDLFEDATLRWTAHMAGYLRAGGSLMFLVRHDPVQLQNPVGHLPSCYTRLFSRFPGSTTKIMVPDALSDQRTWNWVLGRRPRAGKIAVSLHLPKQAISRFEWHQWIANETARPQVPCCLWARRQAAVDVQIRRAA comes from the coding sequence GTGAATCCAGCCACCCAGTCTCGTCTCAAAATCGCGTCCAGCGATCCGCCAGAACGGTATTCCCGGCGATTGCTACGGTATGTGGTGACCGAACACGAATTGTTACCCGGATCCCGCGTCCTGGAAATCGGTTGTGGGACCGGGCAGCTCACGCGTCATTTAGACCGGCTTTCGCTGGAAGTGACCGCCTACGAACAAGATGCCTTGTCACTCAAATCCGCCATCCAAACGCTTCCAGACGTCGAATTTCACCACTGGAAGGACGATGCCCAGCGACTGGGCGAAGATGGAAAATTTGATCTCGTCATCGTGCACGGCAGTGAATTGCTGACTGGTGACCTATTTGAGGACGCCACCTTGCGCTGGACGGCGCACATGGCCGGGTATTTGCGTGCCGGCGGATCATTGATGTTCCTTGTCCGGCACGATCCTGTTCAGCTCCAAAATCCAGTGGGACATCTGCCCTCCTGTTATACGCGGCTGTTCTCCCGTTTTCCCGGTTCGACGACCAAGATCATGGTGCCCGACGCGCTCTCTGATCAACGGACCTGGAATTGGGTGTTAGGACGCCGCCCACGCGCCGGGAAAATCGCAGTTTCGCTGCACTTGCCGAAACAAGCCATCTCGCGGTTCGAGTGGCACCAATGGATTGCCAACGAAACAGCACGACCGCAAGTCCCTTGCTGCCTTTGGGCGCGTCGCCAAGCGGCTGTCGATGTCCAAATTCGTCGCGCCGCCTAA
- a CDS encoding putative signal transducing protein codes for MALKDPVAVYNAAKNTEAQNVCFALQQSGIEAHIIEDMSPGGMWAFGALPEIHKPQVFVEKADVERAVPIIEEFEQTQRKRRGEGSDDTAVSETVEAECEGCGRRMEFPAAKIGTVETCPHCGEYLDVGDDDDDFDWSDEEAAVDE; via the coding sequence ATGGCCCTCAAAGATCCAGTTGCCGTTTACAACGCGGCGAAGAATACCGAAGCGCAGAACGTTTGTTTTGCCCTGCAGCAATCGGGGATCGAGGCTCACATCATTGAAGACATGTCGCCGGGGGGGATGTGGGCGTTCGGGGCGCTGCCGGAAATCCACAAGCCGCAGGTCTTTGTCGAGAAGGCCGATGTGGAGCGCGCGGTGCCGATCATTGAGGAGTTTGAGCAGACGCAACGCAAACGTCGCGGGGAGGGGAGCGATGACACTGCGGTGAGTGAGACGGTTGAAGCGGAGTGCGAGGGGTGTGGCCGGCGCATGGAGTTTCCCGCCGCTAAAATTGGGACGGTTGAGACCTGTCCGCATTGCGGTGAGTACCTCGACGTGGGCGACGACGATGATGATTTTGACTGGTCGGACGAGGAAGCTGCAGTGGACGAATGA